From one Paractinoplanes brasiliensis genomic stretch:
- a CDS encoding DUF1775 domain-containing protein: MRHSQLARLAGVPVAAAALGMLVATPALADVTVSPTTAYQGSGQNLTLRVTNDGDKPLHTITLKFRDDTPLAEAYPLSVPDWAPRITMRKISTALKTVHGDTTTTDVAASITWLAMPGKDLAPGKSADLSVAVGPLPTLSSIQLDVASTYADGKPGPALTPPTLTLTPDPTGEKAAHAHSINGGSGPAAGEQAAQEAQLFKNAIEEAERGPSVWSIGGWVVAGLALLGGAFVMWRSRHRADDESDSPVEDLPDEDPAEEKEPVTAGSGTSSKWAFKG; this comes from the coding sequence GTGAGGCACTCTCAGCTGGCCCGTCTTGCGGGCGTCCCGGTCGCCGCCGCAGCCCTCGGCATGCTCGTCGCCACCCCGGCCCTGGCCGACGTGACGGTGTCGCCGACAACCGCGTACCAGGGAAGCGGGCAGAACCTGACCCTGCGCGTCACCAACGACGGCGACAAACCGCTGCACACGATCACGCTGAAGTTCCGCGACGACACCCCCCTGGCCGAGGCGTACCCGCTCTCGGTGCCGGACTGGGCGCCAAGGATCACGATGCGGAAGATCTCGACCGCGCTCAAGACGGTGCACGGCGACACGACCACGACCGACGTCGCCGCGTCGATCACGTGGCTCGCCATGCCGGGCAAGGATCTCGCGCCCGGCAAGAGCGCCGATCTCTCCGTGGCGGTGGGTCCGCTGCCGACGCTCAGCTCCATCCAGCTCGACGTCGCCAGCACGTACGCCGACGGCAAGCCCGGCCCGGCGCTGACCCCGCCCACGCTGACGCTGACCCCGGACCCGACCGGTGAGAAGGCCGCGCACGCGCACAGCATCAACGGCGGCTCCGGCCCGGCCGCGGGCGAGCAGGCCGCTCAGGAGGCCCAGCTCTTCAAGAACGCGATCGAGGAGGCCGAGCGCGGCCCGTCGGTCTGGTCGATCGGCGGCTGGGTGGTCGCCGGCCTGGCACTGCTCGGCGGCGCGTTCGTGATGTGGCGCAGCCGGCACCGTGCCGACGACGAGTCCGACTCCCCGGTCGAGGACCTGCCCGACGAGGATCCCGCGGAGGAGAAAGAGCCGGTCACGGCGGGCAGCGGCACCAGCAGCAAGTGGGCCTTCAAGGGCTGA
- a CDS encoding RNA-binding S4 domain-containing protein: protein MRDVAIDGDMIRLGQFLKLADLIDTGGEGKVLIASGDVAVNGEVDTRRGRQLHPGDVVEVLGKQARVVST from the coding sequence ATGCGTGACGTGGCGATCGACGGCGACATGATCAGACTCGGTCAGTTCCTCAAGCTGGCCGACCTCATCGACACCGGTGGCGAGGGCAAGGTCCTCATCGCCTCGGGCGACGTGGCGGTCAACGGCGAGGTGGACACCCGCCGGGGCCGCCAGCTGCACCCGGGTGACGTCGTCGAGGTCCTCGGCAAACAGGCTCGGGTCGTCTCCACATAG
- a CDS encoding ABC transporter substrate-binding protein, with product MSRRHTRALLAATAAAVLTLTGCAGWGGGPGGGGPNSINVLMVNNPQMIDLQRLTADNFTAETGINVNFTVLPENDVRDKISQEFSSQAGQYDVASLSNFEIPIYAKSKWIAPLDDYVAADTQFDQDDILKPMTQSLTADDGKLYGEPFYGESSFLMYRKDVLESAGLTMPEKPTWQQVAGIAAQVDNRQPGMRGICLRGQPGWGQIFAPLTTVVNTFGGTWFSKDWTPKVDAPEFTEATKFYVDLIRAHGENGAPQAGFTECLNNLIQGNVAMWYDATSAAGSLEADDSPVKGKIGYAPAPVVKTDSSGWLYAWSWSIQQASDKKDNAWKFISWASGKQYEELVGRQVGWSSVPAGKRASTYENQDYLGVASSFAEPTRAAIESADPRNPGVQERPAIGIQFVDIPEFTDLGTQVSQYVSSAIAGQMSVDEALERGQRLAEDVAERYKSREEDQQ from the coding sequence ATGTCACGCAGGCACACACGAGCCCTGCTTGCCGCCACCGCTGCCGCCGTGCTCACCCTGACGGGGTGCGCCGGCTGGGGCGGCGGGCCAGGCGGCGGCGGGCCGAACAGCATCAACGTCCTGATGGTCAACAACCCGCAGATGATCGACCTGCAGCGGCTGACCGCGGACAACTTCACCGCCGAAACCGGCATCAACGTGAACTTCACGGTGCTGCCCGAGAACGACGTCCGCGACAAGATCAGTCAGGAGTTCTCCAGCCAGGCCGGGCAGTACGACGTGGCCTCGCTGAGCAACTTCGAGATCCCGATCTACGCGAAGTCGAAATGGATCGCCCCGCTCGACGACTACGTCGCCGCCGACACCCAGTTCGACCAGGACGACATCCTCAAGCCGATGACGCAGTCGCTGACCGCCGACGACGGCAAACTGTACGGCGAGCCCTTCTACGGCGAGTCCTCGTTCCTGATGTACCGCAAGGACGTGCTCGAATCGGCCGGCCTGACGATGCCCGAGAAGCCGACCTGGCAGCAGGTGGCCGGCATCGCCGCCCAGGTCGACAACCGGCAACCCGGCATGCGCGGCATCTGCCTGCGGGGCCAGCCCGGCTGGGGCCAGATCTTCGCCCCGCTCACCACCGTGGTCAACACGTTCGGCGGCACCTGGTTCTCCAAGGACTGGACGCCCAAGGTCGACGCGCCCGAGTTCACCGAGGCCACCAAGTTCTATGTCGACCTCATACGGGCCCACGGCGAGAACGGCGCCCCGCAGGCCGGCTTCACCGAGTGCCTGAACAACCTCATCCAGGGCAACGTGGCCATGTGGTACGACGCGACCAGCGCCGCCGGTTCGCTCGAGGCCGACGACTCCCCGGTCAAGGGCAAGATCGGGTACGCCCCGGCCCCGGTCGTCAAGACGGACAGCTCGGGCTGGCTGTACGCCTGGTCGTGGAGCATCCAGCAGGCCAGCGACAAGAAGGACAACGCCTGGAAGTTCATCTCGTGGGCGTCCGGAAAGCAGTACGAGGAACTGGTCGGCCGGCAGGTCGGCTGGTCCAGCGTCCCGGCCGGCAAGCGCGCCTCCACGTACGAGAACCAGGACTACCTCGGCGTCGCCTCCTCGTTCGCCGAGCCCACCCGCGCCGCGATCGAGTCCGCCGACCCGCGCAACCCCGGCGTGCAGGAACGCCCCGCGATCGGCATCCAGTTCGTCGACATCCCCGAGTTCACCGACCTCGGCACCCAGGTCTCGCAGTACGTGAGCTCGGCGATCGCCGGCCAGATGAGCGTCGACGAGGCCCTGGAACGCGGCCAGCGACTGGCCGAGGACGTCGCCGAACGCTACAAGTCGCGGGAGGAGGATCAGCAATGA
- a CDS encoding carbohydrate ABC transporter permease produces the protein MTSVAEKSEVGAAETPRPGAARRASAWARRAPLLPALIFMIVVTQLPFLATLVISFMDWNAYYPDEVGFAGFDNFARVFTDVNMRDAVWTTILLTAGVVLISLVLGLGIALLLDRKFKGRGAVRTMMIAPFLVVPVAAALIWKHALYNPEYGLFNGALTWIWGLFGSDNPPQPDWISNMPLWAVIFALVWQWTPFMMLILLAGLQGRPLDVIEAARIDGANNWQIFRSMTLPHLRQYLELGALLGSIYIVQNFDAVFTITSGGLGTANLPYTIYQIFYQAHDYGRASAAAVVVVIGTIIIATFALRTVSSLVKQEAGR, from the coding sequence ATGACTTCGGTTGCCGAGAAGTCAGAGGTCGGCGCCGCGGAGACGCCGCGACCGGGAGCGGCCCGCCGTGCCTCCGCCTGGGCCCGCCGCGCGCCGCTGCTGCCCGCGCTCATCTTCATGATCGTCGTGACCCAGTTGCCGTTCCTGGCCACGCTGGTCATCTCGTTCATGGACTGGAACGCGTACTACCCCGACGAGGTCGGCTTCGCCGGGTTCGACAACTTCGCGCGGGTCTTCACCGACGTCAACATGCGTGACGCGGTCTGGACCACGATCCTGCTCACCGCCGGTGTCGTCCTGATCAGCCTGGTGCTCGGTCTCGGCATCGCGCTGCTGCTCGACCGCAAGTTCAAGGGCCGAGGCGCCGTACGCACCATGATGATCGCGCCGTTCCTGGTCGTGCCCGTGGCGGCCGCGCTGATCTGGAAGCACGCCCTCTACAACCCCGAGTACGGCCTGTTCAACGGCGCGCTGACCTGGATCTGGGGCCTGTTCGGCTCGGACAACCCGCCGCAGCCGGACTGGATCAGCAACATGCCGCTGTGGGCGGTCATCTTCGCCCTGGTCTGGCAGTGGACCCCGTTCATGATGCTGATCCTGCTGGCCGGCCTGCAGGGACGCCCGCTCGACGTGATCGAGGCGGCCCGCATCGACGGCGCCAACAACTGGCAGATCTTCCGCAGCATGACGCTCCCGCACCTGCGGCAGTATCTGGAACTGGGCGCGCTGCTCGGCTCGATCTACATCGTGCAGAACTTCGACGCCGTCTTCACGATCACCTCGGGCGGCCTCGGCACGGCCAACCTGCCGTACACGATCTACCAGATCTTCTACCAGGCCCACGACTACGGCCGGGCATCCGCCGCCGCGGTCGTCGTCGTGATCGGCACCATCATCATCGCGACGTTCGCCCTGCGTACGGTCTCGTCGCTCGTCAAACAGGAGGCCGGCCGATGA